A window from Suncus etruscus isolate mSunEtr1 chromosome 18, mSunEtr1.pri.cur, whole genome shotgun sequence encodes these proteins:
- the LOC125996056 gene encoding leukocyte elastase inhibitor-like, which translates to MDPLTKANTTFALELFSALSHEDPTANLFFLPFSVSSALAMVLLGTCGSTKTQLAKTLHFDTVEEIHPRFQTLNTNINKRGTSYILKVANRLYGEKTYRFLPDFLDSTQKMYCAELAQVDIQHSSEEARQVINEWVREQTEGKIPELLAEGIVDSMTKLVLVNAIYFKGKWQEEFSKEDTQEAQFRMNKKDTKKVMMMYQKNKWPLGYIEDLKCQVLELPYQDKELSMVILLPDDIEDGTRGLQKIEKNINLETLTKWTKLENMSIIKVKVYLPRFKLEENYTLNSPLAHLGLTELFDPGQANLSGMSGAKDLFISKIVHKSFVEVNEEGTEAAASTGGTLSTTSMEPEVEFKCDRPFLFFIRHNASSTILFLGRFTSP; encoded by the exons ATGGACCCCCTGACCAAAGCCAACACAACCTTTGCACTGGAGCTGTTCAGTGCCCTGAGCCATGAGGACCCCACGGCCAACCTGTTTTTCTTACCCTTCAGCGTGTCCTCAGCACTGGCCATGGTCCTCCTGGGCACATGTGGCAGCACCAAGACACAGCTGGCCAAG ACTCTTCACTTCGACACAGTGGAGGAGATTCATCCAAGATTCCAGACCCTGAACACCAATATCAATAAACGTGGCACTTCCTACATCCTGAAGGTCGCCAACAGGCTATATGGGGAGAAGACCTACAGGTTTCTCCCT GATTTCTTAGATTCAACTCAAAAAATGTACTGTGCTGAGCTGGCCCAAGTGGACATTCAGCATTCATCAGAAGAGGCCAGGCAGGTGATCAATGAGTGGGTCAGAGAGCAGACAGAAG GAAAAATCCCAGAATTGTTGGCCGAAGGGATTGTGGACAGCATGACTAAATTGGTGCTGGTGAATGCCATCTATTTCAAAGGAAAATGGCAGGAGGAATTCTCCAAAGAGGACACCCAGGAAGCTCAGTTCAGGATGAATAAG AAAGACACCAAGAAGGTGATGATGATGTATCAGAAGAACAAATGGCCCCTGGGATACATCGAGGACCTCAAATGCCAAGTGCTGGAGCTTCCCTATCAGGACAAGGAGCTCAGCATGGTCATTCTGCTGCCTGACGACATCGAGGATGGGACCAGAGGACTCCAGAAG ATAGAGAAGAATATAAATTTGGAGACCCTGACCAAGTGGACAAAACTGGAGAACATGTCAATCATCAAGGTCAAAGTCTACCTGCCCAGATTCAAGCTGGAGGAGAATTACACCCTCAACTCCCCCCTCGCTCACTTGGGCCTAACCGAGCTCTTTGATCCCGGACAGGCTAACCTTTCTGGCATGTCAGGGGCCAAAgatctttttatttccaaaattgtGCACAAATCCTTCGTGGAGGTAAATGAGGAGGGCACAGAAGCAGCAGCTTCCACAGGGGGTACTTTAAGCACAACCAGTATGGAGCCAGAGGTAGAGTTCAAGTGTGACCgccccttcctcttcttcatccgtCACAATGCCTCCAGCACCATCCTATTTCTAGGCAGGTTTACTTCCCCATGA